Part of the Deltaproteobacteria bacterium genome, ACTACGTCGACGAGGGGAAGGGCCCTGTCCTGCTCTTCCTGCACCCCGCACCCGCCGCGGCCTTCATGTACCGCGAGTTCATCGCGGCGCTGCGCGAGCGGTTCCGGTGCGTGGCGCTCGACTACCCGGGCTTCGGGTTGTCCGTGGCCCGCAGTGACTCGCTCTTGACGCTCGAGGAGTACGCCGGTGCCGTGGCCGGGTTCGTGGACGCCGTGGATCTCCGAGCCATCACGCTCGTGCTTCACGACGCGGGCGGGCCGATCGGCTTCCGTGCCGCGGCCATGGCTCCCGACCGGTATGGCGCCTTCGTGGTGAGCGACACCTTCGCGTTCCCGCTCCGGGAGTTCCGGCTCGTGCGCACGGTGCTCCGGTTCGTGTCGACCTCTGCCGCCGTGCGTGCCCTCAACCGTCGGCTCAACCTGCTGCCGCGGCTCGTGTCGACCGTTGCGCCCGTTCGCCGGCGCCTGCCGCGCGAAGTCCGTCGCACATATCGCGCCCTGTTTCCCACGCCCGAATCGCGTGACCGCATCCTGGACCTGCTCCGGGAGCTCGCTCGAGGTGACGATTTCCTGGAGCGCACCGAAGAAGGCATCCGGAGACATTTTCGATCGCGACCGGCTCTCCTG contains:
- a CDS encoding alpha/beta fold hydrolase, which produces MRAGPSGTTPASRGSTSFSARTVVTSSRRGGTRHLCTRVGSTAVGFYTGAGSERQPVVRPWRAAGTATRTAGACRVVDNRLSSWQHVPMWDRAASRRAPWPTEHFPFQSRYVDVDGHRIHYVDEGKGPVLLFLHPAPAAAFMYREFIAALRERFRCVALDYPGFGLSVARSDSLLTLEEYAGAVAGFVDAVDLRAITLVLHDAGGPIGFRAAAMAPDRYGAFVVSDTFAFPLREFRLVRTVLRFVSTSAAVRALNRRLNLLPRLVSTVAPVRRRLPREVRRTYRALFPTPESRDRILDLLRELARGDDFLERTEEGIRRHFRSRPALLMYGQYDPVRLLGFMRRFEQMFPNHRSRVVRWEGHFPHEGSPERMIAEIIDWMEDVEKGAYGEAHAGRRAADPAHPDGVSLPWQP